Sequence from the Amycolatopsis sp. NBC_00345 genome:
GCTACCCGCGGTCGAGCAGGCCGGTGAGCGTGGTGGCGTAGTCCTCGACGGCCGCCGGGTGCAGGTCGAGGAACTTGACCGGGGCGACGGACTCGATTTCGAGCAACAGGAGCCTGCCGGTCCGGGGGTGGCGCAGGAAGTCGAGGCGTACTGACGCCGGATCCGTTTCCACCGTCGCCAGATAGGCCCGGTGGGCGGCATCGATGTCTTCGGCGTCCGTCTCCTGGCGGTCCAGGCAGATCCGGGCGTTCGGGTGAAAGCCGGAGCGGTCCTTCCCCGGTTGCAGGATGGCGTCCTTGGTGATCACGTGCGACAGGCGCCCGCCGATCATGACGGCCCCGACTTCGCCGAGGGAGTCGATCGAGGTGATGTAGGGCTGCACGCATACGGTCGTTCCCGCCGCCGAGAATTCTCGCAGCTTCGCCGACAGCTCCGCTTCGGTGGTCAGCCGGACGGCGTCGAGGGCGCCGCCGGAGGAGATCGGCTTGACCACCACCGCGCGGGAGCCGAATTCCCGCTCGGCCTGATCGAGCGATCCCGTGGCCGCTGCCGGGCCGCCCGGCCGGACGATCGCCGTCGGAATCGTCACGGCGCCTTCCCGCGCGACACGCGGAAGGTACGCCTTGCTCATCCCGCCGACGACGACCTCGTGCGGATTGGCCAGCGGGATCCCCCGTCGATGGAGGCTGCCCAGCCATTCGCCGAAGACGGCCAGTTTCCGCCACATGCTCCAGGGCGATTGCAGCACCACCAGGTCGAACGAGTCCCAGCGGGCGGAATCCCCGGTATCCCAGGCCACGACCTCGACCGTGTGCCCCTTCCCGCTCAAGCACGCTTCGAGCGGCGGAGTGTCGCGATCCTTCCAGTCCTCTCCCGGGAAGGCGGCGGAGGTCACCAGTGCGATCTTCTTGGGCTTCACAGAACAACCTCTTCCGGTTCGGGGAATCGCTCATGGCGCGTACGGGGGTCGTGAGTCATTCCTCTTCCTCACGAGGCGAGGATTTCCGCAGGTCCAGCTCCGCGCGGGTTCGCAGCACGCGTCGCAGCGTGTCGGCCACCAGAGTGGTGTGGTTGAAGAAGAAGATGCTCGCGGCCCGGTGACCGGGGTCGCCGGCCGGATCCCGGTGATCGGCGAGAAGGCCGAGTGCGCAGTCCGGGGCCGCGGTCACGGCCGCGGCGATCTCGTCCACCGCCGCCTGATAGCCGGGGTGCTCCAGCTGTCCCGGGACGCCGAGGGACAGTGACAGGTCGGTCGGTCCGATCCACACGGCATCAACACCGGCGGTGCCGGCGATCGCGCGGCAGTTCCGCACCGCCTGCCGGTCTTCGGCCTGGACGACGACCACGGTGTCCCGGGCCGCACCGGCCAGGTGGTCGGCCAGGCCGGTGCCGCCGTAACGCGCGGCCCGCGTGCTGAGCGCGAGGCTGCGCTCGCCCCTCGGCGGGTAATGGGCGGCGCGGACCGCGGCTTCGGCGGCCTCGGCGGTGGAGACGTGGGGCACGACGATGCCCGCCGCACCGGCGTCCAGCGCGCGCAGGATCACCGTGGGCTGCGGGCCGCCGACCCGGACCAGCACCGGGATGCCGGCCGCGTCGGCCGCCCGGAGGTGCTGTTCCAGCTCGCCGGTGTCGGCGCTGCCGTGCTCGGTGTCCAGCAGGACGAGGTCGAAACCCTCGTGCCCCGCCATTTCCACCATGGCGTGCGAGGGCATCTTGAGGATCAGGCCGTACAGGGTCTCCGCGCGGGCGATCCGGGATCGGAGGCTCATCGGCGGCCTCCGCTCCGCGGCCGGTTCCAGCCCCGGGCCCGGTCTCCGGGCGCTTCCCAGCCTCCGGCCGTCACGATCAGGGTGTCCTCGAGCTTCACGATGCCGACCTCGGGATGGGCCATCGTGGTCTCCAGGGACAGCACCATGCCGGCTTCGAGCGGGGTGCCG
This genomic interval carries:
- a CDS encoding ATP-grasp domain-containing protein translates to MKPKKIALVTSAAFPGEDWKDRDTPPLEACLSGKGHTVEVVAWDTGDSARWDSFDLVVLQSPWSMWRKLAVFGEWLGSLHRRGIPLANPHEVVVGGMSKAYLPRVAREGAVTIPTAIVRPGGPAAATGSLDQAEREFGSRAVVVKPISSGGALDAVRLTTEAELSAKLREFSAAGTTVCVQPYITSIDSLGEVGAVMIGGRLSHVITKDAILQPGKDRSGFHPNARICLDRQETDAEDIDAAHRAYLATVETDPASVRLDFLRHPRTGRLLLLEIESVAPVKFLDLHPAAVEDYATTLTGLLDRG
- a CDS encoding HpcH/HpaI aldolase family protein is translated as MSLRSRIARAETLYGLILKMPSHAMVEMAGHEGFDLVLLDTEHGSADTGELEQHLRAADAAGIPVLVRVGGPQPTVILRALDAGAAGIVVPHVSTAEAAEAAVRAAHYPPRGERSLALSTRAARYGGTGLADHLAGAARDTVVVVQAEDRQAVRNCRAIAGTAGVDAVWIGPTDLSLSLGVPGQLEHPGYQAAVDEIAAAVTAAPDCALGLLADHRDPAGDPGHRAASIFFFNHTTLVADTLRRVLRTRAELDLRKSSPREEEE